The Candidatus Methylomirabilota bacterium DNA segment AAGATCGTGGGCTTCGGCCACTTCCGCATCCGCCGCAAGGCCTCGCGGCGGGGGCGCAATCCACAGACGGGGGACAGCATCGAGATCACCGCGCGCAAGGTGCTGACGTTCAAGCCGAGCAAGGGCCTCAAGCTTCGCATCAATCATCAGGCGTGAGGGCATCAGGCGTGAGGGCATCAGGCGTGAGGCGGCGGCCGTGAGTGGCGGCGGGGCGCCCCAAGGCGGGGAGGAGCAAGGACGGGTGGTCATCCCGGACAAGCTCTACTACCGGATCGGCGAGGTCGAGGCCATCACGGAGGTGCCGGCCTACGTTCTCCGCTATTGGGAGTCGGAGTTCCGCCTGCTGCGCCCGAAGAAGAACCCCGCTGGCCAGCGTCTCTACCGCAGACGCGATCTCGATCTCGTCCTCCGCATCAAGGCCCTGCTGTACGACGAACGGCTCACGCTCGAAGGGGCGAAGAAGCGTCTGGTGGCCGAGAG contains these protein-coding regions:
- a CDS encoding integration host factor subunit alpha, which encodes MTALTKNDLINAVAAHGLSKRQSASVVESLFDIIFRCFEKSEDVKIVGFGHFRIRRKASRRGRNPQTGDSIEITARKVLTFKPSKGLKLRINHQA
- a CDS encoding MerR family transcriptional regulator, which translates into the protein MSGGGAPQGGEEQGRVVIPDKLYYRIGEVEAITEVPAYVLRYWESEFRLLRPKKNPAGQRLYRRRDLDLVLRIKALLYDERLTLEGAKKRLVAESRGPAQLDLGVRGSALEAALRRLRDQLRTLRERLTPPKS